The following coding sequences lie in one Bacteroidia bacterium genomic window:
- a CDS encoding BatD family protein has protein sequence MKRINLFLTYLIAFTWPLNLVQGQSIRTSVDTNSILIGNPIQLHIRVEVPEKTNIRMPSVHDSVFTGLEIVETGKIDTIRSNEKPGFTLQQTVVLTAYDSGKFFIPQFTILVNSDSAQPLFSQVIPISVNFPKVLMEKEIKDIKPPLIPPFDWLFWSLTILGILIGSIAAWFAYQFYQKRQNPFKQIFQEKPLPPDELAIKKLNELKQKKLWQNGMEKQYHVELSEIIREYIEGRFKVKALEQVTDQTLSELRFLVSTELLAVLKQILSLSDLVKFAKLQAQQGENELSLTNAYEFVNQTKPLLQDQSMEKEGRHD, from the coding sequence ATGAAAAGGATTAACTTGTTTCTAACCTACCTGATTGCATTTACATGGCCCTTAAACCTTGTTCAAGGCCAATCCATTCGTACCTCCGTGGATACCAATTCCATTCTAATTGGAAATCCCATTCAGCTCCATATCCGGGTAGAAGTTCCGGAAAAAACCAACATCCGAATGCCTTCTGTCCACGACTCGGTTTTTACAGGTTTGGAGATCGTAGAAACGGGAAAAATTGACACCATTCGTTCCAACGAAAAACCAGGTTTTACCTTGCAACAAACGGTGGTTCTTACCGCATACGATAGCGGAAAGTTCTTTATACCCCAATTCACCATTCTGGTCAATTCCGATTCTGCTCAACCTTTATTCTCCCAGGTTATTCCAATCTCTGTTAATTTCCCCAAGGTGTTGATGGAGAAAGAAATTAAAGATATTAAACCACCCTTGATTCCTCCTTTCGACTGGCTTTTTTGGTCTTTAACAATCCTGGGAATCTTAATCGGATCGATTGCTGCTTGGTTTGCCTATCAATTCTATCAAAAAAGGCAAAACCCATTCAAACAAATCTTTCAGGAAAAACCCCTGCCTCCCGATGAATTAGCCATTAAAAAACTCAATGAACTAAAGCAAAAGAAATTATGGCAAAATGGTATGGAAAAACAATACCATGTTGAATTGTCCGAAATTATCAGGGAATACATCGAAGGCAGATTTAAAGTTAAAGCCCTGGAACAAGTTACCGACCAAACCTTATCGGAATTACGCTTTCTTGTTTCAACAGAACTTTTGGCGGTTTTAAAACAAATCCTAAGCCTAAGCGATTTGGTAAAATTTGCAAAACTTCAGGCACAACAGGGCGAAAATGAACTTAGCCTCACCAATGCCTATGAATTTGTAAACCAAACCAAACCCCTATTGCAAGATCAATCCATGGAAAAGGAGGGCCGCCATGACTAA
- a CDS encoding VWA domain-containing protein, whose protein sequence is MTNFIWASPWFFCLFATLPLLIWWYWKQLEPNQPSMHISSSQAFEGIVPSARVKFRHLPFVLRILGLSSFFIALARPQSSSSWQNSTTEGIDIILSMDISPSMLAEDFKPNRLEAAKKVVLDFIDKRPDDRMGLVVFSGEAFTQVPITSDHAVIKNILDDVKSGLLTDGTALGNGLALAVKRLLSSKAKSRVIILLTDGINNSGEIAPLTAGEIAKTFGIRVYTIGVGTYGTAPYPVQTPWGIQYQQMEVKIDEKLMKQIATMTKGQYFRATNNKNLKDVYNTIDKLEKSKIETTEFRKRKEEYLLFALLGLGFLLCELLLRNTWLRSIP, encoded by the coding sequence ATGACTAATTTCATCTGGGCCAGTCCATGGTTTTTTTGCCTTTTTGCTACACTTCCCTTGCTTATTTGGTGGTATTGGAAACAATTGGAACCTAACCAACCTTCCATGCACATTTCCTCTTCCCAGGCTTTTGAAGGTATTGTGCCATCGGCAAGAGTTAAATTCCGCCACCTTCCCTTTGTGCTTCGAATTTTAGGACTTAGCTCCTTTTTTATTGCTTTGGCACGACCACAAAGCAGTTCATCCTGGCAAAACTCTACCACCGAAGGAATTGACATCATTCTGTCAATGGATATTTCTCCGTCTATGTTGGCTGAAGATTTCAAACCCAACCGATTGGAAGCAGCCAAAAAAGTAGTGTTGGATTTTATCGACAAAAGACCCGATGACCGAATGGGTCTGGTAGTATTCTCCGGCGAAGCTTTTACCCAGGTTCCTATTACTTCCGACCATGCCGTTATTAAAAACATCCTCGACGACGTAAAAAGCGGATTACTCACCGATGGAACCGCTTTGGGAAATGGATTGGCCTTAGCTGTTAAACGACTGCTCAGTAGTAAAGCAAAAAGCAGAGTCATCATCCTTTTAACCGATGGAATCAACAATTCGGGAGAAATTGCACCCCTCACCGCCGGTGAAATAGCGAAAACTTTTGGTATTCGGGTTTATACCATAGGTGTTGGAACCTATGGTACAGCTCCATATCCTGTGCAAACACCCTGGGGAATTCAATACCAGCAAATGGAAGTTAAAATTGATGAAAAATTGATGAAGCAAATTGCCACTATGACCAAAGGACAATACTTCAGAGCTACCAATAACAAAAATTTAAAAGATGTTTACAATACCATCGATAAACTGGAGAAATCAAAAATAGAAACTACCGAATTCAGAAAAAGAAAAGAAGAATACCTCCTCTTTGCCCTCCTGGGTTTAGGCTTTTTACTCTGCGAATTATTACTTAGAAACACCTGGCTAAGAAGCATCCCTTAA
- a CDS encoding VWA domain-containing protein translates to MFRFAHTEYLWALLVVVPLVFLAFWNLYQRNLRLKELGDPDLVKQLLGEFSEKGRTWKHILSISALVFAIFAVANPQIGSKYEEVKREGVELVVCLDVSNSMLAEDIQPNRLERSKQALSKLLDELGNDKIGLVVFAGDAYTQLPLTTDYGAAKLFLSSVGTDAVPVQGTAIGAAIEKAINCYGKNEAGNRAIIVISDGENHEDNALEQAKIAHEKGIKVHTIGMGSPQGAPIPNLVRGKMTGYKTDESGETVLSKMNESMLSEIASAGGGSYTRATNSDVGLNELLSQISKMEKKEIGKKMFTDFEDRFQYFLAVAVLLLLIELALPELKWSAWNKFKGNK, encoded by the coding sequence ATGTTCCGTTTTGCACATACCGAATATTTGTGGGCACTTTTAGTAGTGGTTCCCTTGGTGTTCCTTGCCTTCTGGAACCTTTACCAACGCAATTTACGACTGAAAGAACTCGGCGATCCTGATTTAGTGAAACAATTACTAGGCGAGTTTTCTGAAAAAGGCCGCACCTGGAAACATATTTTATCCATCTCAGCCCTCGTTTTTGCCATTTTCGCCGTTGCCAACCCACAAATTGGCAGCAAATACGAAGAAGTTAAACGGGAAGGCGTTGAATTGGTGGTTTGTCTGGATGTTTCCAATTCCATGTTGGCCGAAGATATTCAACCCAATCGCCTGGAACGATCCAAACAAGCTTTATCTAAACTGCTGGACGAACTCGGTAACGACAAAATAGGTTTGGTGGTTTTTGCCGGCGATGCATACACCCAATTACCTCTAACAACCGATTACGGGGCAGCAAAATTATTCCTCTCCTCAGTAGGTACCGATGCCGTGCCCGTGCAAGGAACAGCCATCGGAGCAGCCATTGAAAAAGCAATAAATTGCTATGGTAAAAATGAAGCCGGAAATCGGGCAATTATTGTCATATCAGATGGTGAAAACCACGAAGACAATGCTTTGGAACAAGCCAAAATTGCCCATGAAAAAGGTATAAAAGTGCATACCATCGGAATGGGATCCCCTCAAGGTGCACCCATTCCAAACCTGGTAAGAGGTAAAATGACCGGATACAAAACCGATGAAAGTGGTGAAACCGTCCTGTCGAAAATGAACGAATCTATGTTGTCGGAAATAGCCTCGGCAGGAGGTGGAAGTTATACCCGAGCCACCAATTCAGACGTGGGACTCAACGAACTTCTTTCCCAAATAAGTAAGATGGAAAAAAAGGAAATTGGTAAAAAAATGTTCACCGACTTCGAAGACCGTTTCCAATATTTCCTGGCAGTAGCTGTATTGCTCCTGCTCATTGAACTGGCACTGCCCGAACTAAAATGGTCGGCTTGGAACAAATTTAAAGGAAACAAATAA
- a CDS encoding tetratricopeptide repeat protein → MNTFFLSLYFGLFLLLGIGNPAFAQSRETNKLIKKGNDFYNNKKFNDAEVEYRKALEKNKSSFAGKFNLADALYKQGKFEDAAKIFKELSNSTQNKEELAKVNYNLGNSYLKQEKYRESVESYKKALKLNPKDEDARYNLAYALKMIQKQQQNQQNQDQQNKDQQKQNQQNQNQQNQDQQNKNQDNKDQEQQNQQNQQQQQNQENKSQKQNSNQLSEEQAKQMLEAIGQNEKEAKDKLKKVPIRAKSGKPSKDW, encoded by the coding sequence ATGAACACTTTTTTCCTCAGCCTTTATTTTGGTTTATTCCTGCTCTTGGGAATAGGTAACCCGGCTTTTGCCCAATCTCGGGAAACCAATAAATTGATCAAAAAAGGAAACGATTTCTACAACAACAAAAAATTTAACGATGCCGAAGTAGAATACCGAAAAGCCCTGGAAAAAAACAAATCCAGCTTTGCAGGTAAGTTCAACCTGGCCGACGCCCTCTACAAACAAGGAAAATTCGAAGACGCTGCCAAAATTTTTAAAGAACTTAGCAATTCTACCCAAAACAAAGAAGAACTGGCTAAAGTGAATTATAACCTGGGAAACTCCTACCTAAAACAAGAAAAATACAGGGAAAGTGTGGAGTCTTACAAAAAAGCGTTGAAACTGAATCCCAAAGATGAAGATGCCCGATACAACCTGGCATATGCCCTTAAAATGATCCAAAAACAACAACAAAACCAGCAAAACCAAGACCAACAAAACAAGGATCAACAAAAACAAAACCAGCAAAACCAAAATCAACAGAATCAAGACCAACAAAACAAGAACCAAGATAATAAAGACCAAGAGCAACAGAACCAACAAAACCAACAACAACAACAAAATCAGGAAAATAAAAGTCAAAAGCAAAATTCCAACCAATTGAGCGAAGAACAAGCCAAACAAATGTTGGAAGCAATTGGACAAAATGAAAAGGAAGCAAAGGATAAACTGAAAAAAGTTCCCATTCGTGCTAAATCAGGTAAACCAAGCAAAGACTGGTAA
- a CDS encoding BatD family protein, with amino-acid sequence MRKSQHVLYRLLFLVGILFLLPARTWAVEIKFVANGPKQVSNGEQFQVTYTINANPTHLISPNFPDFDLLGGPSQSSNTSYINGTVNQSMSFTYYLRAKKEGTFSIKPAKVKVNGVEIESNTLTITVTKADPAAVQRRQQQQQRYNSWDPFADPFGFPEDNSANQNQPQEKVKANGQDIFVRIVLDKKKVSQGEPILATLKIYTRIDLVGFHDIKFPEFNGFWKEEIPSGAQISFKPEVIDGIQYQVGTFKQLVLTPQKSGSITIEPFEVEAVIRQRSQRRSRSLFDQFFGSYEDVIVKLKSQAFKVDVTPYPANPPSDFTGISGKLKMSVSLDKTNTKSNQAVNLKLTIGGTGNLKLLEAPKLSFPPDIEAYDPKTVDKINVNQAGISGSRSFEYLLIPRYAGDFKLGPFSITYFDLDKKSYVTLTQPELNLHVEKGEGQEEAHAIVGGSNKEDLKIIGKDIRFIKTNLPDFQIHGENFYGSELHVLGIVAPSSLFGIFLLFLHIRRRKNSDLSYVKNRRATKLAKKRLATAEKLLKQNKTNEFYEEIARGLWGYVGDKLLLEVSSLTKDNVKDKLLANGTSPELIDRFIKVLNDAEFARYAPSALGISPEQILNDSVKIIVELEA; translated from the coding sequence ATGAGAAAAAGTCAGCATGTTTTATATCGTTTGTTATTCCTGGTAGGAATACTATTTTTATTACCTGCCCGGACCTGGGCTGTAGAGATAAAATTTGTTGCCAACGGACCTAAACAAGTCAGCAACGGTGAGCAGTTTCAGGTTACCTATACCATCAATGCAAACCCTACACACCTTATTTCACCCAATTTCCCCGACTTTGATTTACTCGGTGGCCCAAGTCAAAGCTCAAATACCAGCTACATTAATGGAACAGTAAACCAAAGCATGAGCTTTACTTACTACCTCCGGGCAAAAAAAGAAGGCACCTTCTCCATTAAACCCGCTAAAGTCAAAGTAAATGGGGTGGAAATTGAAAGTAATACCTTAACAATAACCGTTACTAAAGCAGACCCCGCCGCAGTCCAACGTCGTCAACAACAACAACAACGTTACAATTCCTGGGATCCATTTGCCGACCCCTTCGGATTTCCGGAAGATAACTCCGCCAACCAAAACCAACCCCAGGAAAAAGTAAAAGCCAATGGACAAGATATCTTTGTCCGTATTGTGCTCGATAAGAAAAAGGTAAGCCAAGGAGAACCTATCCTGGCCACTTTGAAAATCTATACCCGCATCGACTTGGTTGGTTTCCACGACATTAAATTCCCCGAGTTTAATGGATTTTGGAAAGAAGAAATACCTAGCGGCGCTCAAATAAGTTTCAAACCTGAAGTAATTGATGGCATTCAATACCAGGTGGGAACCTTTAAACAATTGGTACTTACCCCTCAAAAATCAGGATCTATCACCATCGAACCCTTTGAAGTGGAAGCTGTAATCAGGCAAAGATCTCAACGCAGATCCAGAAGCCTTTTCGACCAGTTCTTCGGCTCCTATGAAGATGTAATCGTTAAACTTAAAAGCCAGGCTTTTAAAGTAGATGTTACCCCATACCCCGCTAATCCTCCTTCCGATTTTACCGGAATTTCCGGCAAACTAAAAATGTCGGTGAGTCTCGATAAAACTAATACAAAATCAAACCAGGCCGTTAATCTAAAACTCACCATCGGTGGAACCGGAAACCTCAAGTTACTCGAAGCACCTAAACTCAGCTTCCCACCCGACATTGAAGCCTATGACCCCAAAACCGTTGATAAAATCAATGTTAATCAGGCAGGTATTTCCGGAAGCCGTTCCTTCGAATACTTACTCATTCCCAGATATGCAGGCGATTTCAAACTTGGACCATTTTCCATTACTTACTTCGATCTCGATAAAAAATCCTACGTAACTCTTACTCAACCCGAATTAAACCTCCATGTTGAAAAAGGTGAAGGCCAGGAAGAAGCCCATGCAATTGTCGGCGGTAGTAACAAAGAAGACCTCAAAATCATTGGAAAAGACATTCGCTTTATCAAAACCAATCTGCCCGATTTTCAAATTCATGGCGAAAATTTCTACGGCTCCGAGCTTCATGTGCTTGGTATAGTGGCGCCTTCTTCCCTATTCGGCATTTTTCTCCTGTTTCTTCATATCCGCCGCCGCAAAAACTCCGACCTTTCCTATGTAAAAAATCGCAGAGCTACCAAATTGGCTAAAAAACGCTTGGCAACTGCAGAAAAACTACTTAAACAAAACAAAACCAATGAATTCTACGAAGAAATTGCCCGTGGCCTTTGGGGCTATGTTGGCGATAAATTGTTGTTGGAAGTTTCAAGCCTTACCAAAGACAATGTAAAAGATAAACTGCTGGCAAATGGAACTTCCCCCGAACTCATCGACCGATTCATCAAAGTACTTAACGACGCCGAATTTGCCCGCTATGCCCCTTCCGCCTTGGGAATTTCACCGGAGCAAATCTTAAACGATTCAGTAAAAATTATTGTGGAATTAGAAGCCTAG
- a CDS encoding tetratricopeptide repeat protein has protein sequence MKKLISFIVLLSCCFQAFSFDAASSYSKANKLYQESKFEEAAKTYEAVLLSGNESAELYFNLGNAYFKQSKFPQAILNFERALRLAPGDEDIRFNIQVANLRIVDKIEPMPEIFYNRWINDLKSLFSADGWGRSSIYFLLLSIAAGIFYSLSEGLGIIRKISFYLASFALAISLLALAFGYNEYQQIKEAKSAIVFTPTLHVKSSPNENGNNIFVVHEGTKVELLDRVNNWVKIRLADGNIGWVPEHHVVVI, from the coding sequence ATGAAAAAACTAATTTCATTTATCGTCCTACTTAGCTGTTGCTTTCAGGCTTTCTCTTTTGATGCTGCTTCATCCTACTCCAAGGCCAATAAGCTTTATCAAGAATCCAAATTTGAGGAGGCAGCTAAAACCTACGAAGCTGTTTTACTCTCCGGAAATGAGTCTGCCGAACTGTACTTCAACCTGGGTAACGCATATTTTAAACAATCCAAATTTCCTCAGGCTATTCTCAACTTTGAACGGGCCCTCCGACTTGCGCCCGGCGATGAAGATATACGCTTCAACATTCAGGTGGCTAATCTTAGAATTGTTGACAAAATTGAACCCATGCCCGAAATCTTTTATAACCGCTGGATCAATGACCTAAAATCCTTGTTTTCTGCCGATGGCTGGGGACGTTCCAGCATCTATTTCCTGCTTCTGTCCATCGCCGCCGGTATCTTTTATTCATTGTCGGAAGGACTTGGAATTATTCGCAAAATCAGTTTCTATTTAGCCTCTTTTGCCTTAGCTATTTCCCTACTGGCGCTTGCGTTTGGCTACAACGAGTACCAGCAAATTAAGGAAGCAAAATCGGCCATTGTTTTCACCCCTACCTTGCATGTTAAAAGTTCTCCAAACGAAAATGGCAACAATATTTTTGTAGTTCACGAGGGCACTAAAGTCGAACTTCTGGACCGGGTTAATAATTGGGTTAAAATTCGCTTAGCCGACGGAAATATCGGTTGGGTACCTGAGCATCATGTGGTGGTAATTTAG
- a CDS encoding (2Fe-2S)-binding protein translates to MAKVTIDGKEIEVPDGTTILNAARMIGGEVVPPAMCYYSKLKNSGGKCRTCIVKVSQGSAKDPRPMPKPVASCRTTVMDGMVVENISSPELLEARKGVVEMLLINHPLDCPICDQAGECDLQDLAFAHGSSKTRYEEKRRTYEKIDIGPYIQLHMNRCILCYRCVFTADQLTDKRVHGVLNRGDHAEISTYIQNSIDNDFSGNMIDVCPVGALTDKTFRFKSRVWFLNPMDAHRDCPKCKGNVVLWMHGKEVYRVTGRKDKYGEVEDFICNTCRFDKKDANDWIIEGPRKIEKDSVISANHYTLLNKTKAQLKAAQKAQLEK, encoded by the coding sequence ATGGCTAAAGTTACCATAGACGGAAAAGAAATAGAAGTTCCAGACGGAACCACCATTTTAAATGCTGCAAGAATGATTGGTGGAGAGGTTGTACCTCCTGCCATGTGTTATTACAGCAAATTAAAAAACAGTGGAGGGAAATGCCGTACCTGCATCGTAAAAGTATCTCAAGGTTCAGCAAAAGATCCGCGTCCAATGCCAAAACCGGTTGCCTCATGCCGCACAACCGTAATGGATGGAATGGTTGTAGAGAACATTAGCTCACCTGAGCTTCTGGAAGCCAGAAAAGGAGTGGTGGAAATGCTTTTGATTAATCACCCGTTGGATTGTCCAATTTGTGACCAGGCAGGAGAGTGCGATTTGCAAGATTTGGCATTTGCCCACGGATCCTCCAAAACCCGATACGAAGAAAAACGCCGCACCTACGAGAAAATTGATATTGGGCCTTACATCCAACTTCATATGAATCGCTGCATCCTTTGTTACCGCTGCGTATTTACAGCCGATCAGCTTACAGACAAACGTGTGCATGGCGTACTTAACCGGGGCGATCACGCTGAAATTTCAACCTATATCCAAAACTCAATCGACAACGATTTCTCAGGAAACATGATTGATGTTTGTCCGGTTGGAGCCCTCACCGATAAAACCTTCCGCTTCAAAAGCCGTGTATGGTTTCTAAACCCGATGGACGCCCACCGCGATTGTCCAAAATGCAAAGGAAATGTGGTTCTTTGGATGCATGGAAAAGAAGTTTACCGGGTTACCGGTCGCAAAGACAAATACGGTGAGGTGGAAGACTTTATCTGCAACACCTGCCGCTTCGATAAAAAAGATGCCAACGATTGGATCATTGAAGGCCCAAGAAAAATCGAAAAAGATTCGGTTATTTCAGCTAACCATTACACGCTTTTGAATAAAACCAAAGCCCAATTGAAAGCAGCTCAAAAAGCACAATTAGAAAAATAA
- the nuoH gene encoding NADH-quinone oxidoreductase subunit NuoH produces the protein MDLLIFKIILIAVILGVTLVVAMYSTYAERKVAGFMQDRLGPNRAGPFGLLQPLADGIKMFMKEEIIPDVSNKALFILGPCIAMTTALMTGVVIPWGPDLVFDGKHFPLQITDVNIGVLYVFGVVSIGVYGIMIGGWASNNKYSLLGAIRASSQMISYEVAMGLSMIAIIMMSGTLSLREIVEQQSGGNWNILYQPLAFIIFIVCAFAECNRTPFDLPECETELIGGYHTEYSSMKLGFYLFAEYINMFISSAIISCVFFGGYNFPFIDGLGLDQNLLSALHVMVLFGKIFFFIFFFMWVRWTIPRFRYDQLMNLGWKGLLPLSMLNIIITGIVMAVTGKLG, from the coding sequence ATGGATTTACTCATTTTCAAAATCATTCTAATCGCAGTTATCCTCGGTGTTACCCTGGTAGTTGCCATGTATAGCACCTATGCCGAACGCAAAGTGGCCGGTTTCATGCAAGACAGGCTTGGTCCAAATCGGGCCGGACCATTCGGTTTGCTGCAACCCCTTGCCGATGGTATTAAAATGTTCATGAAAGAGGAAATTATCCCGGATGTTTCCAACAAAGCCCTTTTTATTCTCGGTCCTTGTATTGCAATGACAACTGCTTTAATGACCGGTGTGGTTATTCCATGGGGCCCTGATTTGGTATTTGATGGAAAACATTTCCCATTGCAAATTACTGATGTAAACATTGGCGTTCTGTACGTTTTTGGAGTAGTTTCCATCGGGGTTTATGGCATAATGATTGGTGGCTGGGCTTCGAATAACAAATATTCATTGCTGGGCGCCATTCGGGCTTCTTCCCAAATGATTAGCTATGAGGTCGCTATGGGACTTTCCATGATTGCTATTATTATGATGTCTGGAACCCTTAGCCTTCGCGAAATTGTTGAACAACAATCCGGTGGCAATTGGAACATCTTATATCAACCCTTAGCATTTATCATTTTCATTGTATGCGCCTTCGCCGAATGTAACCGTACCCCCTTCGACCTTCCCGAGTGCGAAACCGAATTGATTGGTGGTTACCATACCGAATATAGCTCCATGAAACTGGGATTCTACCTTTTCGCTGAATATATCAATATGTTCATCAGCTCAGCTATCATTTCCTGCGTTTTCTTCGGTGGTTACAACTTCCCTTTCATTGATGGTTTAGGATTAGACCAAAACCTACTTTCAGCCCTACACGTTATGGTGCTGTTCGGTAAAATCTTCTTCTTCATCTTCTTCTTTATGTGGGTGCGTTGGACCATCCCCCGGTTCCGCTACGATCAATTGATGAATTTAGGGTGGAAAGGTTTATTGCCTTTATCCATGCTGAACATCATCATTACCGGTATTGTGATGGCGGTTACTGGAAAGTTGGGATAA
- a CDS encoding RES family NAD+ phosphorylase produces MRVFRIEREKHLSATLLGLGASLSSGFRWNGLHTRMVYTSESRALATVEVTVHLDLSEDLPNDRYYVELDIPDKLLILELNRLDLPLGWDSKPPGTVSQKIGDTFVSRNEAAVLKVPSAIVPFEYNFLINPNHPDAAEIKVVQTWKMEFDKRIKDQEI; encoded by the coding sequence ATGCGAGTATTTAGAATTGAACGTGAAAAGCATCTTTCTGCCACTTTGCTTGGTTTGGGTGCTTCTTTATCTTCCGGTTTTAGATGGAATGGGCTTCACACCCGCATGGTTTATACTTCCGAAAGCAGGGCTTTGGCGACTGTGGAGGTAACTGTTCATTTGGATTTAAGTGAAGATTTGCCTAACGATCGTTATTATGTTGAACTTGATATTCCGGATAAACTCTTGATTTTGGAACTTAACAGATTGGATCTTCCTTTGGGATGGGATTCTAAGCCGCCCGGCACGGTTTCTCAAAAAATTGGGGATACCTTTGTAAGTAGAAATGAAGCAGCCGTTCTAAAAGTCCCAAGTGCAATTGTTCCGTTTGAATACAATTTCCTTATCAATCCTAATCATCCGGATGCTGCTGAAATTAAAGTGGTACAAACTTGGAAAATGGAATTCGATAAAAGAATAAAGGACCAGGAAATTTAA
- a CDS encoding MbcA/ParS/Xre antitoxin family protein has protein sequence MPIKSYKIEDGNSEPVVEDIGFAKAYYRKSLFKSEGNTYSWQTRSERINLIRKGVPVSSIEVLGDRMNRPIKAILGLVGMPQTTYNKRKSEHSFLDSRNTELVLLIIELLDYGTEVFNREEDKFLRWLGKPNLSLQGQSPIELMDTVSGLEEVKSCLDRLEFGALA, from the coding sequence ATGCCGATAAAGTCCTATAAAATTGAAGATGGTAATTCAGAGCCGGTTGTTGAGGATATTGGCTTTGCAAAGGCCTATTACCGAAAATCTCTTTTTAAATCAGAGGGTAACACCTATTCCTGGCAAACCCGATCAGAACGTATTAACCTAATTCGCAAAGGGGTTCCTGTTTCCAGCATTGAGGTTTTAGGCGATCGCATGAATCGTCCAATAAAAGCTATTCTTGGGTTAGTAGGAATGCCTCAAACTACCTACAACAAAAGGAAAAGTGAACACTCCTTCCTGGATAGCCGGAATACGGAATTGGTGTTACTTATCATCGAGTTACTGGATTATGGAACGGAGGTATTTAACCGAGAGGAGGATAAATTCCTTCGTTGGTTAGGAAAACCAAATCTTTCCTTACAAGGGCAATCTCCCATTGAATTAATGGACACTGTTTCCGGTTTGGAGGAAGTCAAATCTTGTTTGGATCGTTTGGAATTTGGTGCATTAGCTTAA
- the pyrR gene encoding bifunctional pyr operon transcriptional regulator/uracil phosphoribosyltransferase PyrR — protein MSKLVLLSSVQLRHTISRLSYQLIENHGNFEDSVIVGLQPRGVVFSKRIVAEVESILGHSITSGTLDATFYRDDFRHHKGPIIPKTSDLNFPIENKKVILVDDVLFTGRTIRAGMDALLDFGRPSLVELVVLIDRRYARQVPVQPDFTGRVIDTISSEKVKVEWKESEGIDQVILFSQDITE, from the coding sequence ATGTCAAAGCTGGTATTACTTTCTTCTGTTCAGCTACGTCACACGATTTCTCGTCTTTCTTATCAGCTTATTGAAAACCACGGAAATTTTGAAGACTCAGTAATTGTTGGACTTCAGCCTCGTGGGGTTGTCTTTTCAAAACGAATTGTGGCAGAAGTTGAATCCATCCTAGGTCATTCTATTACATCGGGCACCTTGGATGCAACCTTTTACCGCGACGATTTCAGACACCATAAAGGTCCAATTATACCCAAAACCTCTGATCTAAACTTCCCTATCGAAAACAAAAAGGTAATTCTCGTAGATGACGTACTTTTTACCGGCCGCACCATACGAGCCGGAATGGATGCCCTCCTCGACTTTGGCCGTCCTTCCTTGGTGGAACTAGTGGTACTTATCGATCGAAGGTATGCAAGGCAGGTTCCGGTACAACCCGATTTTACCGGACGAGTAATTGATACCATTTCTTCCGAAAAGGTAAAGGTGGAATGGAAAGAATCTGAAGGTATTGATCAAGTAATTTTATTTTCACAGGACATTACAGAATGA